The Oreochromis niloticus isolate F11D_XX unplaced genomic scaffold, O_niloticus_UMD_NMBU tig00000329_pilon, whole genome shotgun sequence genome segment attccaacCAAATAATGAAGCTTTGTGAAGCCGTTCTTTAGTAAGACACCGAATGCTGATGTCAGCTGTAACATCTGGATGATGGGAGTATGGGTGCATCACACGTCTTTACTTCCTTCTTCTTGcaattttttcttaaaaacaccAGATGCTTATGGGAGAACAGAAAGTTTGCGAAATAATTCTTTTAAGAAAACATTGTCCTTTCTGGCCTGTAATGTTTACACTGTAAACCAGCCAAGTTTAAATGTTGTTAAATAGAAGCTATCCTCTTAATATAAATCATGTCCGAAGCTTTCTACCCCTTTATATTCAAtttttttagttagttttcatATCTAAATAACCTGCAAAGTCAAAATGCATAAAAGAAACTTTCAccagctgggcccacgtcctcatcttaggtttgacagtgttttagtagataaaggtgaatggcttggacatgaattgagctgcggtttggggaaggcctcgaaggggactggcagatccccatgtactaaatagaagtgaaaaaattaaagaattGAACAGGTGAAGGAGGGTGGGGCACATAAATGAGAACGAgcagcttgtagaactgggggaacatatatagataagaaccagaaggagcgtgtttggaggcgtggtcatGCTCCTGGAATTCAGATACTTTATCTCCAATAAAATGTAAGATCTTTTAGTTTCTGAATTTATGCTTGAATGTGgttaaaatgcaaaacactaaCACTCGAGCCTGAAAGCAAGGACTGACATCACAATGTCTGCATTCATTTTCCTATTTAcagagttttaaaataaaatcttaagACCAGGACTGCAGCATGgcagaaaaaggttttgtgagATAAATGCTACAGAAATATTTACAGTTTTCCCTTCTGAAAAAGTCTTTTGTTCATAAATAATTTTAACTAAAAATATTACCCTTTTGGTCCTTTAGGTTACATTAAATTTAGATTACGTTAAATAACTAATTTACTAAACTTGTTCTTAACGATTCTCCAACAAATGCATTGATGAAATATGTCATGTCATGACTTCCAGCTTCTGTGGAACTCCTCATACTTCCACAATCTAAGAACTGTGTGAtgaaatgtgtcattttgtAAAGTTCCTCTTTAATCACTGTTAAATTTATTCGTAtgaagagagaggaggaggaaacagAAACAGCTGAGGCGAATAACTGGAGGAATCATTTCTACTTTTAACACCTTAACTATTCTGCATCTCCAGATATCTAGTTCTTCACGCTCTCTGGAGAAGAAGGTAGATCACAGGGGAACAAATCATTTACTCACTGTTCTTCAAGCTTTTTGAAAATGGTCAACTCTAGAAGTGTGTTACTGCTGGTCTGCACAGTCTTGGTGGTTGGGGCCATCTGTGGATCAGACGGTAAGATTAAACTTCAGACTCCGTGTAAGAGCTTTCAACTGGCTTTTCCCTGtttaaaattcaattttttaaaagtaatttgtgTTCCAGCAAAGATTTGGATATCTGCTGCATAACAGTCAGCAGTAAGAAGATTTAGGAAGCaagttttttgttctttcagcTGTAGCCTCGGTGGTGTTTAACAGGATTCAAACATAGGCTTAGATTATGTGCAAATTGTATATAAGGCCAGCAATTACAAAACGGAGTCCTGTTCAAGCCCTGATATAAAAAATCAGTTTGCAACCAGCAGGAATATTCCTGGACTAAATATGAGCAGAAGAATCTAGATTTAATACCCATGCAAGTGAAAgggaaacacaaacattagATGCTGCTTAAAAACCCCCATGGAAATATAGCCCAGTAAGAAGTGATCCAGCTTAATCCCAAATTTACCTGGATAATATGAAATCCTGCTTAACAGAACAGGCCTCTGCTCTTATTGTTTAGGCGCATTCTTGAAGAATATAGTGTCTTAAATGAAGACATAGATTGGTGTAAGTAGCTACTTTGTTAATACTTTTATAATGTTTGCTTTACATTTCTCATTAGTAGAAAACCTACAAGGTGAggcacaaaataaatatttcatgtcACTTAATGTCTGGTAACAGTTCAAAAGTCagcttttgtttacttttgttaGCAGTTTTATGACATTTTAAACCCAAATTTCACTTTGAGTTTCCTCCCTGTGGGccaaatatattcagttttaaacTTCTAATCAGCTCGCCAAGATGGAAAGAGACGACCGTGCTGCGTTGCAGTCACCAACCTCGATATGAGTGCTGAGGTGGTGGGGGAAACATATCGTCAGCAGGCCGCAACACCACCCTGTGTGAAGGCTATAATGTAAGTCAGCACATCTTGTcctacacacaaacataaacacaaacaatctGTATGACCTTCTCTCTTTATTTCCAGTTTCAACACAGAACATGGACCGCTTTGTGCTGATCCAAACGCTCAGTGGGTCAAAGATCGTGAGTTAtgctaaaagaaacacacacacacacacacacacacacacacacacacacacacacacacatgaaaagtATTTGtagagaaaaactgaaactcCTGTTTGTCTCTCTTTCCTGTCCAGTCATTGCGAGCATGACGAGGGTATGAAGTACAAAGTGTGAGGTGAAGCATCGCTGCCTGTCGGCTCATCAGTATCTCCTCATGAATTTTATTCGAACttttctttgaaatgtttttattactttACTCTTTTAATTCTGTTCTTGTTCTTATATGACTTTATAGTGACGACTAATAATGGACGTGAATCTATGCTTAGACGAACCAactgattttcctttttttttttaagtttagttACATATTTAGTTTCAAATcttcttttattctttattttttgcttttatgatTCCATTTATCTGTGTACATCATGATGTTTTGCAAAGCTGACTCTGACAAATGATATCCAAATAAACTTTGACCACCAGTCATTCAATAAATCTAATATCTTAATAATCTCCCAGAAAGCTGCAgcccattttatttaaaaaatttaacaatttcttatttttatccattttaTCCCTGTGTTGCCTACAACTTTTAAACAACACTGTTGTTTCATTTGTCCTTATTTCCTTCATCTGCTACATATTTTCTTAGTTCTGTAGTTACACCAAATATCACTTTGAAGTTAAACCAGCTCTATGCAGCTATTTtataaaaaggtaaaaacagGAGCTTTAAAATTATCATCAGCAAATCCACAACAGAACGTGGTGCGATGGCCCAGTTAAAGTGTAAACCTCAACCTGATGGAAATGCTGTGGCTGGACCTAAAGACAGCTCTGCATAAGTGAACGACTCAAAACCTCAACCAGCTAAACatttcctccacaatgatgtgagagcTAAAAAAATGATGATTTAAAAATACCAGAACAAAGATGTTTATGAAACATCATAAATGTGTGGGACTGATAAACTTTCTATATATATCATCTGTAATGAGGAAGtggtttagtgtgtgtgtgtgtgtgtgtgtgtgtgtgtgtgtgtgtgtgtgtgtagtgtacAGTAGAATAAGATGCAAATGCCACACTGTAGACTTCCTGGATttgattcttgtttttattagattttaatATTTGAGCCACAGCTCAACAGAGCCACAGTCATTCTGGACTATCCTGCAAGTTCTCCTGGAAACTAAGAGCCAATATTAGAGGTTTTCTGCCTCCATGTTGCTTTTTTCAGCCATGTGGATGAGGGGGAGCCATGTTTAGTTTGTAACTACAAGAGAAAAAGAGTCACTCTTAGACagtcaaaatggaaaaaaaccaaaaataaccGTGGGGTTAGACTCATTACTCATGAAAATGCACAAACTACTGGTGTCAATCATCAGGCTCTTGACCATATTTGAGCATCTgtgaactttgtgtgtgtgaggctgtttCTCAGAAAGCTCTCAGTGAGGTGTTGATAGGCTGAAATACTGAAGTGTCCCTGATAAGAGGTGGAGGTGTGATATgccacaaccacacacacacaaatgcaaagaCCTACAGAAACCCGTCATCAGTTCTGCCTGCAGATGTTCCTACACTCACCAATAAATAACCAAGCATTGGTCAGCTTGTATAGCTTCAACCTGATCAGTGAGCCAGACCGCCGgtgaaaatgtctgtgaagatcctctccatcactctcctcctgctctttgtgtgtgtgagctctgCAGGTAACTGTGCTTTTactaaaaatatatcaaataattCAAATTGAAGACAAGAATTATTATTATGCAGTAGCTTCTACCTGTTTGTGAAGGTTGATGGGCTTGTGACTTTCTTTGGGTTTTAGTTGTGTATCACTGCTATGTAAGGACTCTGCTTGTCtcttttaccacaaacttttACATCAgtcatatttatatatgtaccTGCAAAAATTTAGCTTCCTGTGATTTTCGGGTGGCGTGTTGCATAGTAGACATCCGTTGTAAGGTACTTTTGACTACTGCCAACTTACTCAGGCGGGTGCAATGGTTCCTTTCCACCAAATGTTATTTCTGGGAAGCATGGTTACATTGTGACTCATTGCATAAGTATAAGGATATAATCTGCAAGCAGAAAAAGACACAGAGTATAAGATGAGTCGAAGTTATGTGATAAAGGTTGCTTCCCATTCATGAAATACTGACTGCTGCTACTAAATGAAGCTTCTTGTGTATTCGTATTCTCATCCtctaaaaaagaaattattctTTGGtgaataataacaaaaacagcaatCAAGGCTGAAAATTCCCTCCAGTCCCTGAATTCAGAAGATTATCTGGATCTGGACTGGTTTCTTAGATATCCTCTTGAAAACATAAAGACGATGTCTCCCAGCTGTTCGTATATTAATTTGATAGGtaaaagatattttaaaaagcttttgtttAGTGATGGAGTTTcatcacattttaaatgagacttTGCTCGAACCAGATATGTAAATCTTTAACCTTCTTCTTCTCAGCTCGTCATCCTTCAAGAAGCCGAATGTGCTGCATTAAGGTTACCACTTTAAATATGAGCCCTGAGGTGGTGGGGGAAACGTATCGTGAACAGGCTGCAGGATCACCCTGTGTCAAGGCTATAATGTAAGTCAGCACATGTTGTcctgcacacaaacataaacacaaacaatctGTATGATCTTCTCTCTTTATTTCCAGTTTCAACACAGAATATGGACAGCTTTGTGCTGATCCAAATGCTCAGTGGGTCAAGGATCGTAAGTTAtgctaacacacagacacacaacgaTGTGAAAAGTATTTGCAGAGAAAAACTCAAACACCTCTTATGTTTCCTCTCCAGTCACTGCCAACATGATGAAGGTGTGAAGCACAGAGTCTATGGCGAATCATCATCAGTGTTTCCTTTGACATGAACTTTAAAGACTTATTTAAAACCAGAacgctttatttttttttactcttaccTGTGAATTAACCCTGTAATTTATTTTAGATGTCAACCTCAGTCTTtgatgacagaaacagtttattaatattattattactgttattttaatttttttatttattattcaagttattttttcttgcccatattttatatttatatttttattgaggTTTGTATGTTGTGTTTTTGGACATAAAGTCTGTCAATAAAGGTTGAATTGAATTGCTTAATATTTTTTCTGTGTATTCTATATTCTGTATACaataataaaatcatagcaGTACGTGGGAAtacaaacttttttcttttttacctttCTTCCAATGAGTACAGTCAAGGGTTAAAGTGGGTTTTGGCAGGTGGGGAAACCCTATATTGGTTGTAAtggatttacacaactgaattcaacaaggAATAAGCAGATATTTCACAAGCTTTCCTGGCTGTAATTGAATAATTCGGTGCATTAAAATGCAGATTAACAGGCTCCCATACTGTATATTGTACATACGCTAACAAAAAGTGTCCAGGTCGGAAAAAGGAGACACAGAAGCAAAATGGTTgaattaaagagttttattaaagtttctATTAATAActcaactaaaagagacggacaagccgctatcaccctttaaagaaacaaagcaaaactcAAGCGTCGGTCAGTAAACTGAAAAGTCAAAAAGAGATTAGTGACCAAACACACTCCTCTCCACAGAGCAAGAGCAAGAGCAAGAGCAAGAGCAAGAGCAAGAGCAAGAGCAAGAGCAAGAGCAAGAGCAAGAGCAAGAGCAAGAGCAAGAGCAAGAGCAAGAGCAAGAGCAAGAGCAAGAGCAAGAAAAatacagctcactagctgcagcCACCCAACATGGCCCTCTGGCACAGGTTCACCTTTCTCTGGGCTTAAATACCTTTAATTGCTGATGTGAGTCAgctgtacaaaagaaaaaggtggcACCTAAGGCAGGAGAGCTGGTAGGACACGCCCACACAGGCAacttcaggaggaggccctgctagggccgtaacaacAGCTCAAAGGCTTCAGAGGAAATAATCCGCAGGTCCTCTGTCTGGGGACCCAGTGTTTACGTTTTTCAGTTAGTTTCAGTTAGTTTTTGGTGATTTCTAGCTCTTTGGTTGTGTCTATTTGCCTCCCCTGTGTTACATGTTTCTTGTGTAGTCTCGCAGTTTGTTACTCTTGTCTCTGTGCTCCACgtttgctctgtctcccctgtcagctgtgtCTCCTTGTCAAATCTGCGTCTCTGTGCCTgtcttatgtttcctgttttactctgATAGTCTCATctcctgtgttcagtttttAGAGCTTCGCTTTGTTTTGTCATGTTTGATTACTCTCAGCTGTGCTGTTCTCATTCCCTCATTatccctgtgtatttaagccctttCTATTCCACTGGCTATGTCCCAGTTCAGGGCCttcatccttcggaggacctgGCCTTCGCAGTTTACATGGGCGGTCTCCTCTGAAGACCAAGAAGGCTGGAAGCgggaggctgtgaaatgggacggtctagccttcagatgtGCATCACCTGCTGTctcagtggagtttaataaattcagccgtctgctccttgctatctaaaatataacaggacattggagtaaattctcgaccatctcacacttctgtttaatcagttttctgtttgacctttattcagctgtgtgaaaactataactttaatctcagccaaactgatttactccggaacaaataaaacactgaaataagtCACGTTTATCAAAGTGACttttatatcatgtttaacctgagtagcgaaagaccgcgggggtctgaaaatgatgttccaggagttcgctgttctcgccggctctacTGAGCCTTGACCATCCGGTCAGCTtcaagctggtgggtaacagacgtctccgaaaacaaCGGAGCACTTTGGCAAATAAGtaatgtcttgataaactgagcagatatttgaagttgacacacatacattcccgtctgaaaatatgttaaaagtttattttgtgacccagaaagagtaatatttcaaactctttAGCTGagtattttatattattatacaaatattatgaataataatttaattaataaagtattgaaaagtgaaagaagagtaatattacaactaagtagctgccgccattgttggaagcTGGAATTGGGTGAgccacgctatgaattctgggataggctGGGTCagccgacccatccttcaaatgcGGGGAAAagaaggacgcatttgttggCTGCATTTGGAGCAagccttcgaattgggacagccttcatctcctggctgtgacgtattcggccttcaaatgcagcctccgaaggatgcaggcCTCAAGTGGGACATAGCAATTGTTTGTTGCTAGATCGTCTGTGTATCACTCTCTGCTTTCCTCCATGGTCTGCACCTCAGGGTTTCGTGATCTGTGTTTCATGTCTATGACTTTAAGGTTTTGTATTGCTTTTTGTAGTTGCTCCCAGTTTAgctttttttagtttagttcgtgactttctgcttttgtttctaTTCTGCTCCTGCCGCCATTAAAGACACTTTCAACTCCTTTCGTCAGTGTCTGCATTTGGTCCCACATTCTCTCATCTCCATGCCGTCTGCCTTAGCAGACATGACACTGATGCTCTGTTATATTTGACTTATCTCACAGTggcttgaaaaaaacaagaaaacaaagtaaGGGTACTATTTTTGCCTGCATGTATAGTTACCTCACAGGACGATTCTGAGCCATGAAAATCCTGTCATCTTTGTCAAATTTAGAAAGACAACTTTTTCATCTTGTTTACAATGATTAAgaatatattttcattttccacATTATCCTAGTTATATTTTGACTTACGTTATCCCAACAGAATAAGGAACCTTTCTGAAGCCTTTCTTTAGTAAAACACTGAATGCTGATGTCAACATCTGTGTGACGGGGATATGGGTGCAGCAAACTTCTTTACTTCCCtcttctttcactttttaaaaacaccagatgCAGAAAGTTAAGAGAAAGTTAGTGATGGTGTTCTTGTAAGAAAAGTTTCTGTTCCTCAATCTTTACACTCTAACATCAACACTTCTCAAAACTCAGAAGCCAAAAATGGTAATATTGTTATGTAGCAGACAAAATGCATATAACAGACTCGACTTAAAATGTAATGCCTTCAAGATTCTGGATGTGCTTTGGTTACATGTCTACCTGCTATATTTGCATAAAGACAGAAACTAGCAGCATTGCGATGGGCCATGAGTTCAATGTAATGATGCGATGACCACAATGAGTATCATTCACAGCTGCAACCACAGCAGCGGAAAATGCCTTCTCGTTTCAGAGGAGCTCAAACCAGCGTCCCTCtgtgtccaggatgtgtacgtCCTCATCAATGAAACAGTGGCCACTGGCCTGAGGAGGAACGCCGGTCACTTAAATGAGTGATGAAATTTTTTCTCCCACAAAAAATGCAACATCCAGAACCTGACAagtttaatttaagttaaataACTGATTTACAAAATTTGTTCTCCATTAATTCTCCAACAAATACACTGATAAAGTATGTAATGCCGTGACCTCTGGATTCTGAAAACCTCATTTCAGCAGTCTAAGCCGGGAAGAGCAATTGCCCAATTTTCCAATAAAAATCGTGTGATGAAAGTTGTCACTTTGCACAATTCCTCTTAAATCACTGTTTACTTGCatgcagagagaggaagagaaaacagaagatGACTAATCACTTCATCTTTTAAGACCTTAAATATCCACCGTTTCCAAAACTCTCTAGATCTTCAAGCTCTCCAGAGAAGAaagtaaatcaaacaaataaaattgtgtATTCACAATTTTTCAAGCTGTTTGAAAATGGTAAACTCTGGAAGTCTGTCTGTGCTGCTCTCCACAGTCTTGGTAGTTTTGGCCATGTCTGGATCAGAAGGTAAGACTGAACTTCATATAAACGCCATGTAAGGTTTTTCTGTCGGCTCTTCTctgtttaaaaatctttttttttttgttgttccagCAAAGAATGATTTCCACATGTGCTGCACAACTGTCACCAATAAGGAGATCACGGAACCAATTTTGGGATACATTGTCCAGAGAGCAAACCCACCCTGTGTCAACGCAGTCATGTAAtctttttttgcacattaaaaGCATCAACTGTAGCCCAGGAATGATTTATTACAAATTGTTAATTACTGAAAAATATGAaatcttttttcacattttaaattaattgtTTAACTTCACCTCAACTTAATGTACTGGCTACATAACGTTAACCTAAAGATGTAGATGTGATAGTTTTTGTTGCTCTTCAGTTAAACTTAATACATAACTAGTTCATTTACTTATTGTTAATATTATATCAAATTAACTGATTAAAGTGTTACTACCAAGTTCATCGTTCATGTCTCGTTCCAGCTTTCAGACACAGTCCGGTCTTTTCTGCATCAATGCGAGAGCTCCCTGGGTTCGTGCCAAGATTGTTGCATTCAAGTGAGTTTTACATCACCTTCCACTGACTCACATGCTCACTTCGACTTTTCAATTTTGATCAGTCCTCATATACTTTTGTCTTTTGGTGATTTTCTGACAGGAAAGCAAGAGCTCAGCTTACGACTGCGTCTGAGGTCTCCTCATAGAAGATGACTGATGGTGAAACCTTTTCAGGAATGCAGGAAGACATAAATACACCAATACTCATAACATGATCGAATGATGTTTCTACTATCTCTTATTATTTTCAATAAATTATCAGCCTTTATAAATGAAGATACTGATATTTCAGCAAGAGGTTAATTTGCGGCAGAGAACTCTGCTTGTAATATATGAGATCTATAGAAGTGTAATAAGATGAACCCTTACACCCTCATTGGgcatttttgtacatttttttcaactttaaaaaaataaaataaaattggtgAT includes the following:
- the LOC109200482 gene encoding C-C motif chemokine 18-like isoform X1: MVNSRSVLLLVCTVLVVGAICGSDARQDGKRRPCCVAVTNLDMSAEVVGETYRQQAATPPCVKAIIFNTEHGPLCADPNAQWVKDLIASMTRV
- the LOC109200482 gene encoding eotaxin-like isoform X2, with translation MSVKILSITLLLLFVCVSSAARHPSRSRMCCIKVTTLNMSPEVVGETYREQAAGSPCVKAIIFNTEYGQLCADPNAQWVKDLTANMMKV